From the Paenibacillus tianjinensis genome, the window GGAAAAATACCTTTATTTCTACCACTCCCGCCCGCCAGCGGGAATTCAAAGGGAAAAATACCTTTGTTTCCACCCTTCCCGCCCGCCAGCGAGAAATCAAAGGGAAAAATACCTTTATTTCTACCCCTCCCGCCCGCCAGCGAGAAATCAAAGGGAAAAATACCTTTGTTTCCACCTTTTCCACCTTTTCCACCCTTCTTGCCGTGACCATCCCGCCACCAAACACACAAAAAAGACATCCGGGCGGGATAACCGTCCAGATGTCTAAGATATACAGCTCTCTATTCTATTATTTCCTAATAAGGCACATCGTCTTTGTCCGTGAGGCAGTCGGTATATTCATTCAACAGTGCATCCAGCTTCACGGATTGGCGGAGTACTCTTATATCCTGCATTCCAAATTCCAGGGCTAGTCTGTTCAGCTCCTGCCTTGCCTGCTCAATTCTGTCCCTATGATCATCATTCCCCATAGCGGCCTCCTAACTCAGATGAGGCTGTACAGCCATTTGTTAAACTTTTACTAAAGTTCCAAACACATTGTATTCGAAAATGAACCGTGGGTCAATTCCTAGATATTCCAAAGATGCGTCTTCCCATACTTACGGCCATGTGCACAAGCCCGCCGAACATGATCACGGCCATCAGATCAAAACTCACATTGAACAGAAACAGATGCTTGCCGATATCCGCCCTGCCGTCGCCAAGGACCGGGACCAGGAATGAGAACAGTCCGATCAGCCCGATCAGCAGCAGCAGTTCTCCCGCGATCCGCCCCGCCAGCTCTTTTGTACGGAAATAATGGAACAGCACTCCCGCGTAATACACCAGGTAGAATAGAATGAGGAAGCCGAGGGTGTGAGGAATATGCTTGTCTTTAAACTGGCTCCAGACACTGTAGGTATGGCTCAGCGCTCCAGCCGGTTTCCCCTCCGCCTTCTCATAGTTTCCCAGATACTGCGGGCGGATGTCCATACTGTTCTTGGCTGCATATTTCATATGCTCTATCAGCCGTCCGGGATGCTTAATATAGAAGAAGAGCACATCCTTGTGGGAGACCCGGTCATAGAAATCCGGCGTAAGCGACGGATCATCCTGTTTGATGGCGGTGTCCTTCTGGAAATAATTCGTTCCCGCCAGCACCTCAAGGTGTTCCGGCAGTCCCAGATCGCGCAGATCTCCGCGTACATCCGGTGATTCATTCAGAATCCCGAAAAACA encodes:
- a CDS encoding aspartyl-phosphate phosphatase Spo0E family protein — translated: MGNDDHRDRIEQARQELNRLALEFGMQDIRVLRQSVKLDALLNEYTDCLTDKDDVPY